One window from the genome of Acidobacteriota bacterium encodes:
- a CDS encoding protein kinase, giving the protein MTPELYRKISEVYHAALALEPEQRPDFLRQVCGDDDELRREVEQLLQSNEQAGSFLAQPVVERAIEQVLEASPSQQEMLIGREIGQYHVLSKIGAGGMGEVFLAEDLRLSRKVALKLLPAEFGTDSVRVKRFMREAKAAGATAHPNIVSIYDIGKSENIHYIASEFVEGETLRRRIRRSTLSPIEAVEIALQIAGALASAHNAGFIHRDIKPENIMLRPDGFVKVLDFGLAAITKPSFFQSDSLSDDSVTISLDTLPGTIIGTVNYMSPEQVRGQKVDDRSDLWSLGVVLFEMLAGNLPFPGQSVPDTFVAILDRPPLPLNSAPPEVQQVTHKLLAKEREERYQTAEELASELRALKRRLEFSRDNPNHELSSPGSEIVNAPTSANSGSSAARTAGQSDQRSSQPNVFYASQLNALSGERFQPAAGKRYRVAFVGVAAILILALAVSAYWLMRGGGSIDSIAIMPLANQTNDAGLDYITDGITETLIHNISQLPGLKVTSRTSVFRYKNQRAIDPTELGDKFDVRAILTGRVIKLDQTLVITVELVSTRDGSRLWGNEYRHLITDLLAAQSVISQQVSEQLRSQLSGAEREQISKRFTQNPEAYRLYLNGRFEWNRQSIESFKKAIEQYKQAIEADRNYALAYAGLADVYGTLAANGLASSDYARLARESAERAVALDDQLPEAHHSLGTARYFDWDLPGAEQELLRAISLNANLAESHSRLSAVLQGMDRYDDAIAAGQRALALDPYSLRVHLDLQFAYFYAGRYDQCVDICRKMMLIESKYFPAYLDLGRAYEQKGMYDEAIAALIKAREFSHDEPLTLAALGHVYAVSGKTADAQSMLDLLLQAAQNGNVRPYEIAKVYAGLGNLDRAFEWLEKAFQDHSPWLLKLKSDPNFENLRSDQRFQSLAQRINSPKNR; this is encoded by the coding sequence TCATTTCTGGCGCAGCCTGTGGTTGAGCGGGCGATTGAACAGGTACTTGAAGCTTCGCCCAGCCAACAAGAGATGCTGATTGGACGCGAAATTGGTCAGTACCACGTCCTATCCAAAATCGGCGCTGGTGGAATGGGCGAAGTGTTTTTGGCGGAAGACCTGCGGCTGAGCCGGAAAGTCGCCCTGAAGTTGCTCCCTGCTGAATTTGGAACCGATTCCGTCCGCGTCAAACGGTTCATGCGAGAAGCCAAAGCCGCAGGCGCAACCGCTCATCCCAACATCGTTTCCATTTACGACATCGGCAAAAGCGAAAATATTCATTACATTGCCAGCGAATTTGTGGAAGGCGAAACGTTGCGCCGCCGCATCCGCCGCTCCACATTGTCGCCGATAGAAGCCGTGGAAATCGCGCTGCAAATCGCCGGGGCGCTGGCTTCCGCGCACAACGCGGGATTCATTCACCGCGACATCAAACCCGAAAACATCATGCTTCGGCCCGACGGATTCGTGAAAGTGCTGGATTTCGGGTTGGCCGCCATCACCAAACCATCGTTTTTTCAATCCGATTCTCTATCGGACGATTCCGTTACCATCAGCCTGGACACATTGCCCGGAACGATCATTGGCACGGTCAATTACATGTCGCCTGAACAGGTTCGCGGCCAGAAGGTGGACGACCGCAGCGATTTGTGGAGCCTGGGCGTTGTGTTGTTTGAAATGTTGGCCGGGAATTTGCCGTTTCCGGGGCAATCGGTGCCGGATACGTTTGTCGCGATTTTGGATCGCCCACCGTTGCCATTGAATTCCGCGCCGCCTGAAGTGCAGCAAGTCACCCATAAATTGCTGGCCAAAGAGCGCGAGGAGCGTTATCAAACCGCCGAAGAACTGGCTTCGGAATTGAGAGCCTTAAAACGCCGTTTGGAGTTTTCACGCGACAATCCAAACCATGAACTGTCATCGCCGGGCAGTGAAATCGTAAATGCGCCGACTTCGGCGAATTCCGGTTCTTCGGCTGCGCGGACAGCCGGCCAATCCGATCAGCGAAGCTCGCAGCCTAATGTTTTTTATGCCAGCCAATTGAATGCTTTGTCGGGCGAACGGTTCCAACCTGCGGCAGGAAAACGGTATCGGGTGGCATTTGTTGGGGTGGCGGCAATTCTGATTTTGGCCTTGGCTGTGAGCGCATATTGGTTGATGCGCGGCGGTGGTTCGATAGATTCGATTGCCATCATGCCGCTGGCCAATCAAACCAACGACGCCGGTTTGGATTACATCACGGATGGAATTACCGAAACGTTGATTCACAACATTTCGCAATTGCCGGGACTGAAAGTCACTTCGCGAACCTCGGTGTTTCGTTACAAAAACCAACGTGCAATTGACCCGACGGAACTCGGCGACAAATTCGATGTGCGGGCGATTCTGACCGGACGCGTCATCAAACTGGATCAAACCCTGGTCATTACGGTGGAATTGGTCAGCACGCGCGACGGCAGCCGGTTGTGGGGCAACGAATACAGACACTTGATTACCGATTTGCTGGCGGCGCAATCTGTCATTTCCCAGCAAGTATCGGAGCAATTGCGCTCTCAATTGTCCGGCGCGGAACGCGAACAAATCTCCAAACGATTCACCCAAAATCCCGAGGCGTATCGCCTCTATCTAAACGGTCGTTTTGAATGGAACCGGCAATCCATTGAAAGCTTCAAAAAAGCCATTGAGCAATACAAACAAGCCATCGAAGCAGACAGGAATTACGCGTTGGCTTATGCAGGCCTGGCCGACGTGTACGGCACGCTGGCGGCGAATGGATTGGCGTCGAGCGATTACGCGCGGTTGGCCAGAGAAAGCGCTGAACGCGCCGTTGCGCTGGATGACCAATTGCCTGAAGCGCATCACTCCCTGGGCACCGCGCGGTATTTTGATTGGGATTTGCCGGGCGCCGAACAGGAATTGCTGCGGGCGATTTCGCTGAACGCCAATCTGGCCGAGTCGCATTCCCGTTTGAGCGCAGTGTTGCAGGGAATGGATCGGTATGACGACGCGATTGCCGCAGGCCAGCGCGCCCTGGCGCTCGATCCGTATTCGTTGCGCGTTCACCTGGATTTACAGTTCGCCTACTTTTACGCGGGACGGTACGATCAATGCGTGGATATTTGCCGGAAAATGATGCTGATCGAATCCAAATACTTTCCCGCATATCTGGATTTGGGGCGGGCTTACGAACAAAAAGGAATGTATGACGAAGCTATCGCCGCGCTGATCAAAGCCCGCGAATTCAGCCACGACGAACCATTGACGCTGGCGGCGCTCGGCCACGTGTATGCTGTATCCGGCAAAACCGCTGACGCGCAATCCATGCTCGATCTGTTGCTGCAGGCCGCACAAAACGGAAATGTTCGCCCGTATGAAATCGCCAAAGTGTATGCCGGACTGGGCAACCTGGATCGAGCCTTTGAATGGTTGGAAAAAGCCTTTCAAGATCACAGCCCCTGGCTGCTAAAACTGAAATCCGATCCGAATTTTGAAAACCTGCGCTCGGATCAACGATTCCAATCGCTGGCGCAACGAATCAATTCGCCCAAAAACCGATAA
- a CDS encoding RiPP maturation radical SAM C-methyltransferase, whose translation MPTETDVVFVSMPFGPLRLPSIGLGLLKSALTRDGVSAQTFYFTFQFAERIGERLYSQISYETDTTDMVGEWVFSNSLFHHQTDADVQRYIEDVLRDKARSANHVWPKEPFSDEFVADILKAREQTEAFLDDCAETVLACRPKIIGFTSVFLQQVASLALAKRLKARCPELVIVFGGANCEGAMGNEIIRQFDFVDAVVSGEADLAFPELVQRVLNNEPFADLPSVFTQTFVTASHNSHESRAIATFPTVENLDALPYPDYDDYFDQFRATSFQSALQPNLLLETARGCWWGAKHHCTFCGLNGQTMAFRSKSAERALDEFAQVTAKYPGYPIYVVDNILNLGYFKDLLPQLAERNLGLDLFFEVKANLKKEQLRQLRAAGAMIIQPGIESLSDEVLQIMRKGVKALQNIQLLKWCKEIGIIAEWNILWGFPGESPEEYFRLAKMVPLLAHLQPPNYALSLRLDRFSPNFNEHEALGFKNLQPFPAYKFIYPLAPEAVANLAYYFTYDYCEPRDVAAYVRPLSEEVLRWQQCHAESDLFQVDQGDRLLLWDSRPLAKRRLVALSGKEKFLYLACDQVSTLKQLADSWSKFSGWVADQEEIRHALNEFVEAGLMLKQGDSYLALAVNRQDLQD comes from the coding sequence ATGCCAACAGAAACCGATGTCGTCTTTGTCAGCATGCCGTTTGGCCCGTTGCGGTTGCCCTCCATCGGGTTGGGTTTGTTGAAATCTGCCCTGACGCGTGATGGAGTTTCCGCGCAAACGTTTTATTTCACGTTCCAATTTGCCGAACGGATCGGCGAGCGGTTGTATTCCCAAATCAGCTACGAAACCGACACCACGGATATGGTCGGCGAGTGGGTTTTCTCGAACTCGCTGTTTCATCATCAGACTGATGCCGATGTTCAGCGTTACATCGAAGACGTGTTGCGTGACAAGGCGCGGAGCGCAAATCACGTCTGGCCGAAAGAACCGTTTTCCGATGAATTTGTCGCCGACATCCTGAAAGCGCGAGAACAGACCGAAGCTTTTTTGGACGATTGCGCGGAAACAGTGCTGGCCTGCCGTCCGAAAATCATCGGCTTCACCAGCGTGTTTTTACAGCAAGTCGCTTCGCTGGCGCTGGCCAAACGACTGAAAGCGCGATGCCCGGAACTCGTCATCGTCTTCGGCGGCGCGAACTGCGAAGGCGCAATGGGCAACGAAATCATTCGCCAGTTTGATTTTGTTGATGCAGTCGTGTCCGGCGAAGCCGACCTTGCCTTTCCTGAACTGGTTCAGCGCGTGTTGAACAACGAACCATTCGCCGACTTGCCCAGCGTGTTTACCCAAACCTTTGTCACCGCTTCCCATAACTCCCATGAGTCCCGTGCCATCGCGACATTCCCCACCGTCGAAAACCTGGACGCGCTTCCCTACCCCGATTACGATGATTACTTCGATCAGTTTCGCGCGACTTCGTTTCAATCCGCGTTGCAGCCCAACCTGTTGCTGGAAACCGCGCGCGGTTGTTGGTGGGGAGCCAAACACCACTGCACTTTCTGCGGCTTGAATGGGCAAACGATGGCGTTCCGTAGCAAATCCGCTGAACGCGCGTTGGATGAATTCGCGCAGGTGACGGCGAAATATCCCGGCTATCCGATTTACGTTGTGGATAACATTTTGAACCTGGGTTATTTCAAAGACCTGTTGCCGCAACTGGCCGAGCGCAACCTGGGGCTTGATCTATTCTTTGAAGTCAAAGCCAATTTGAAGAAAGAACAGCTTCGCCAATTGCGCGCCGCAGGAGCCATGATCATTCAACCCGGCATTGAAAGTTTGAGCGATGAAGTGCTGCAAATCATGCGCAAAGGCGTCAAAGCATTGCAGAACATTCAACTGCTGAAGTGGTGCAAGGAAATCGGCATCATTGCCGAATGGAACATCCTGTGGGGATTTCCGGGCGAATCGCCCGAAGAATATTTCCGCCTGGCAAAGATGGTTCCGCTGCTGGCACATTTGCAACCGCCGAACTACGCCCTCAGTTTGCGGCTGGATCGGTTCAGCCCGAATTTCAACGAACACGAAGCGCTCGGCTTCAAGAATCTGCAGCCGTTTCCGGCCTACAAATTCATTTATCCGCTTGCGCCTGAGGCCGTGGCCAATCTGGCGTATTACTTCACCTATGATTACTGCGAACCGCGCGACGTGGCGGCGTATGTTCGTCCGCTGTCCGAAGAGGTTCTACGCTGGCAGCAGTGCCACGCCGAAAGCGACTTGTTCCAAGTTGACCAGGGCGACCGGTTGTTGCTGTGGGATTCGCGCCCCTTGGCCAAACGGCGATTGGTGGCGCTGTCGGGCAAGGAAAAGTTTCTCTATCTGGCTTGCGATCAGGTCAGTACACTGAAACAGCTTGCGGATTCATGGAGCAAGTTTTCCGGGTGGGTTGCCGATCAGGAAGAGATTCGCCACGCGTTGAATGAATTTGTCGAAGCAGGCTTGATGCTCAAACAAGGCGATTCATATCTGGCGTTGGCTGTGAATAGGCAGGATTTACAAGATTGA
- a CDS encoding NAD(P)/FAD-dependent oxidoreductase: MNFTRNQGSSKGQVAIIGGGPAGAITALALTRAGVSVVVIEREVRSEWKIGEGLPPAVKPILHKLELWERFLADGHLASYGNCSGWGSDKLVDHSFVFHPHGCGWHLDRNRFDQMLLNSAVEAGATLVLSAESENTMAADVVVDASGRNSWLARRQGARRINHDNLVGSAALLKVGNGVADQDSLTMVEAVADGWWYAALLPDQKLVVVFLSDADLEATRMARTAEGWLALLKQTKHLRNRVERHAYRIELEPRLVSANSSRLDVMAGESWLAVGDAAAAFDPLSSQGIITAMESGMLAAQAIQAKLVGQPEALNTYAQRMEKIFAAYLANRDFYYAQERRWPESKFWQRRHGAMI, encoded by the coding sequence TTGAATTTCACACGCAATCAGGGTTCATCAAAGGGGCAGGTCGCTATCATCGGAGGCGGCCCGGCTGGCGCCATTACTGCGCTGGCGTTGACCAGAGCCGGAGTTTCGGTTGTTGTGATCGAACGTGAAGTCCGCAGTGAGTGGAAGATCGGCGAAGGATTGCCGCCTGCTGTCAAACCGATTTTGCATAAATTGGAATTGTGGGAACGATTCCTTGCCGATGGTCATCTGGCTTCGTATGGCAATTGTTCCGGCTGGGGATCGGATAAGCTGGTGGATCACAGTTTTGTGTTTCATCCGCACGGATGCGGTTGGCATTTGGATCGAAACCGGTTTGATCAAATGCTGCTGAATTCAGCCGTTGAAGCTGGAGCGACGTTGGTGTTGAGCGCAGAGAGCGAAAACACCATGGCCGCCGATGTTGTGGTAGATGCCAGCGGGCGCAATAGTTGGCTGGCGCGGCGGCAGGGAGCGCGACGAATCAACCACGACAATCTGGTTGGCTCAGCGGCATTGTTGAAAGTGGGAAATGGCGTCGCCGATCAGGATTCGTTGACGATGGTGGAAGCCGTCGCGGACGGTTGGTGGTACGCGGCGCTGTTGCCAGATCAAAAACTGGTCGTCGTTTTTTTGAGCGATGCCGATTTGGAAGCAACGCGAATGGCGCGAACCGCCGAAGGTTGGTTGGCGCTGCTCAAGCAAACGAAGCACCTGCGAAACCGAGTTGAACGCCACGCATACAGAATCGAATTGGAACCGCGACTGGTTTCCGCCAATAGCTCGCGGCTGGATGTGATGGCAGGCGAATCGTGGTTGGCAGTGGGCGATGCCGCCGCAGCATTCGATCCGCTTTCGTCCCAAGGCATCATCACGGCGATGGAATCCGGCATGCTGGCTGCGCAGGCGATTCAAGCCAAATTAGTCGGGCAGCCTGAAGCATTGAACACTTACGCACAACGAATGGAAAAGATATTCGCTGCCTATTTGGCGAACCGAGATTTTTATTACGCGCAGGAACGGCGCTGGCCTGAATCCAAGTTTTGGCAAAGAAGGCACGGCGCAATGATTTGA
- a CDS encoding LodA/GoxA family CTQ-dependent oxidase produces the protein MGTGKIVQCAIHPGIGIARVGNSPTEYFIGPETPSMPPVTADGLFKDAQGRIRRQVAKFRIYGFDAEGNVVKELTADDADIKWTVHLANKKAVWYDFESALDIPTAQPTTRRNAKYAGDRLNLLIDPGARSVNGKQAQAAFDTGKFLGTTVPLGEIRTDDVGNLLVFGGFGTSASPSGKPITGFNNLEWYDDVSDGWVSATVKLDDQEIPVTSAWVIVAPPDYAPGIKSIVTMYDIAYQVAVQQGWITPPAKISFTENIYPIFERFNNLQWVNKGFYLDFGWGAPGDFLSPENLSRLSSNSAEFQPLRETIFHSFRNPDYQQAQPHALPPFYGDGVADIPLDGNPRNWLAVTQLQYDWLRRWASGDFIPGFDPELVKPRTLDELPLAVRPHALDKAALDFCLGGAFHPGCEATWPMRHASLYSAPFRIKQLPPDQADKNYGPVLTPEVAVSPDGPIGGSSPGDITRWMVLPWQVDTASCGAGYEPQVNPFFPTFWPARVPNQVLPELHYRQAIDPKTSETQRLKQFGVRLDWLRDLLYLTQTGQIEKINQFLADWSKVGIITRRGTPEGNSILPPVVHVELQNELIEKPDGRFAKIHPLTYR, from the coding sequence ATGGGGACTGGAAAGATTGTTCAATGTGCCATTCATCCGGGAATTGGCATTGCGCGAGTTGGCAACAGTCCAACCGAGTATTTCATTGGGCCGGAAACGCCTTCGATGCCGCCCGTGACTGCGGATGGATTATTCAAAGACGCGCAAGGGAGAATTCGGAGACAAGTCGCCAAATTCCGTATTTATGGGTTTGATGCCGAAGGCAACGTCGTAAAAGAATTGACCGCCGATGATGCAGACATCAAATGGACGGTGCATCTGGCCAACAAAAAAGCCGTCTGGTATGACTTTGAATCGGCGCTGGATATTCCCACGGCGCAACCGACCACGCGGCGCAATGCGAAGTATGCGGGTGATCGGTTGAACCTGTTGATTGATCCGGGGGCGCGTTCTGTAAACGGGAAACAGGCGCAAGCGGCGTTCGACACAGGCAAGTTTCTGGGCACGACGGTTCCGCTGGGTGAAATCCGCACGGATGACGTTGGCAATCTGTTGGTGTTTGGCGGATTCGGCACATCGGCTTCGCCAAGCGGGAAACCAATCACGGGGTTTAATAACCTGGAATGGTACGACGACGTTTCGGATGGTTGGGTCAGCGCTACGGTCAAACTGGATGATCAGGAAATCCCTGTGACTTCGGCGTGGGTAATTGTCGCTCCACCGGATTACGCGCCGGGCATCAAATCCATTGTGACGATGTACGACATCGCGTATCAGGTCGCCGTCCAGCAGGGATGGATCACGCCGCCCGCCAAGATTTCCTTCACCGAAAATATCTATCCGATCTTCGAGCGGTTCAATAACCTGCAATGGGTCAACAAAGGCTTTTACCTGGATTTCGGCTGGGGAGCGCCGGGAGATTTTCTCTCGCCGGAAAACCTGTCGCGGCTGTCCAGCAATTCGGCGGAGTTTCAGCCGCTCCGGGAAACGATTTTCCATTCGTTTCGCAATCCCGATTACCAGCAAGCGCAACCGCACGCATTGCCGCCCTTTTATGGCGATGGCGTCGCCGACATTCCGCTGGATGGAAATCCGCGCAATTGGTTGGCGGTGACGCAATTGCAATATGACTGGCTGCGGCGTTGGGCGTCTGGAGATTTCATTCCGGGCTTTGACCCGGAACTGGTGAAACCGCGCACGCTGGACGAATTGCCGCTGGCAGTTCGTCCGCACGCGTTGGACAAAGCCGCGCTGGATTTCTGTCTGGGCGGAGCCTTTCATCCCGGTTGCGAGGCGACTTGGCCGATGCGTCACGCGTCGCTGTATTCCGCGCCATTTCGAATCAAACAGCTTCCGCCGGATCAGGCGGACAAAAATTACGGTCCGGTGTTGACGCCGGAAGTCGCCGTTTCGCCAGATGGCCCAATCGGCGGCAGTTCACCGGGTGACATCACGCGATGGATGGTTTTGCCCTGGCAAGTGGATACGGCGAGTTGCGGCGCGGGGTATGAACCGCAAGTCAACCCGTTCTTTCCGACGTTCTGGCCTGCGCGCGTTCCGAATCAGGTTCTGCCCGAACTGCATTACCGGCAGGCAATTGATCCGAAGACGAGCGAAACGCAGCGGCTGAAACAATTCGGCGTGCGATTGGATTGGCTGCGCGATTTGCTGTACCTGACGCAAACCGGGCAGATCGAAAAGATCAATCAATTCCTGGCCGATTGGAGCAAAGTCGGAATCATCACGCGGCGGGGGACACCCGAGGGCAATTCCATATTGCCGCCGGTTGTTCATGTGGAACTGCAAAACGAATTGATTGAAAAACCGGACGGACGATTCGCCAAAATTCATCCGCTGACATACCGTTGA
- a CDS encoding carbohydrate-binding family 9-like protein, producing the protein MKRTFLLIGLFVLCALMTSLADEAGVAISYQAKADFKLTADPNSAVWKKVPPFIMDKGRRGESVANHKTEIRSQWTAKNLYLLYSCPYEELSLKPNPTTTAETDKLWEWDVAEVFIGTDFDDIKHYTEFQVSPQGEWVDLDIDRKPNPPKHDVGWNSGYEVKARIDQAKKIWYGEMRIPMDKIDKRPAKAGNELRINFYRIQAPKPNRVFINWQPVNSDNYHTPEAFGRLRLSK; encoded by the coding sequence ATGAAACGAACCTTTCTGTTGATCGGGCTGTTTGTGTTGTGTGCGTTGATGACCAGTTTGGCGGATGAGGCCGGTGTTGCTATTAGCTATCAGGCCAAAGCGGATTTCAAACTGACCGCTGATCCGAATTCGGCAGTGTGGAAAAAGGTACCGCCATTCATCATGGACAAAGGCCGTCGAGGCGAATCCGTCGCCAATCATAAAACCGAAATTCGTTCGCAATGGACGGCGAAAAATCTGTATCTGCTGTATTCCTGTCCGTATGAAGAGCTGAGCTTGAAGCCGAATCCGACGACGACAGCGGAAACCGACAAACTCTGGGAATGGGATGTGGCTGAAGTGTTCATCGGCACGGATTTCGACGACATCAAACATTACACGGAATTTCAGGTGTCTCCACAGGGCGAATGGGTAGATTTAGACATTGATCGCAAACCCAATCCGCCGAAACACGATGTTGGTTGGAATTCCGGCTATGAAGTCAAAGCGCGCATAGATCAGGCCAAAAAGATTTGGTACGGCGAAATGCGCATTCCCATGGATAAGATTGACAAACGCCCGGCCAAAGCCGGCAATGAACTGCGCATCAACTTTTATCGCATTCAAGCGCCGAAACCGAATCGCGTGTTCATCAATTGGCAACCCGTCAACAGCGACAATTACCACACGCCGGAAGCCTTCGGGCGGTTGCGATTGAGCAAATAG
- a CDS encoding FAD:protein FMN transferase produces the protein MKLFLALTLLTASHWPLAISPLAQTQIRFEDSRISMACAYSIVTYGEDESALAEAVTAAFDEVDRIDRLMSHYKPESPLSRLNQNAASQPVKVEPELFDFISECLRYSRESGGAFDITVGPLMKTWGFFRGEGRMPKPEEMAEARAKVGWRHVILNEQDHTIRFDRDGVELDLGGIAKGYAVDKAVEVLKQRGIRRALVNACGSTIYGLGAPPGEAAWEVKLRDPVRSQKTAMTIRLNNRALSVSGSYEKFFDLGGKRYSHIFDPRTGWPVQGVLSVAVLTETGTAGDALDNVFYVSGIETSKTLLKRLPRTTAIFFLPKAKTWKSVELKN, from the coding sequence ATGAAACTGTTTTTGGCCTTGACGCTTTTGACGGCCAGCCATTGGCCATTGGCGATTTCGCCGCTGGCACAAACGCAAATTCGGTTCGAAGACAGCCGCATTTCAATGGCCTGCGCGTATTCGATTGTCACGTACGGCGAAGACGAATCGGCGCTGGCCGAAGCCGTTACAGCAGCCTTTGACGAAGTTGATCGCATTGACCGCCTGATGAGCCATTACAAGCCGGAAAGCCCGCTGTCTCGGCTCAATCAAAACGCCGCCAGCCAGCCCGTCAAGGTCGAGCCGGAATTGTTCGACTTCATTTCCGAATGTTTACGCTACAGCCGCGAATCGGGTGGAGCCTTTGACATCACGGTCGGACCACTGATGAAAACCTGGGGCTTTTTTCGCGGCGAAGGCCGCATGCCCAAACCCGAAGAAATGGCTGAAGCCCGCGCCAAAGTCGGTTGGCGGCATGTGATATTGAACGAACAGGATCACACGATTCGGTTTGACCGCGACGGCGTTGAATTGGATTTGGGCGGCATTGCCAAAGGCTATGCCGTGGACAAAGCCGTTGAGGTGTTAAAGCAGCGCGGAATTCGCCGCGCATTGGTCAATGCCTGTGGCAGCACGATTTATGGTTTGGGTGCTCCTCCAGGTGAAGCTGCGTGGGAAGTCAAGTTGCGCGATCCGGTGCGTTCGCAAAAAACGGCGATGACCATTCGGCTCAACAATCGCGCGCTGTCGGTGTCGGGCAGTTATGAAAAGTTTTTCGATCTTGGCGGCAAACGGTATTCGCACATTTTCGATCCGCGAACAGGCTGGCCTGTGCAAGGCGTGCTGAGCGTCGCCGTGCTGACTGAGACTGGCACGGCAGGCGATGCGCTCGACAATGTGTTTTATGTTTCGGGAATCGAAACAAGCAAAACCTTGCTGAAGCGATTGCCCCGGACAACGGCAATTTTCTTTTTGCCGAAGGCCAAAACCTGGAAATCGGTTGAGTTGAAAAACTGA
- a CDS encoding glycosyltransferase family 2 protein translates to MNYSIVVPFHNEEENLPELYRRLTQVMEQIDEDYELVFVDDGSTDRTHQILRDICALDPRVVGVRLRRNFGQTPALAAGFDRAMGEIVIAMDGDLQHQPEDIPRFLNKLAEGFDIVSGWRQNRQDGFLRTFPSRIANRLMAKASGVAIHDFGTTFKAYRREVLERIPIYGQMHRFIPAMASIEGALVAEIPIEDKPRLAGKSHYGITRTFRVMFDILTIRFIVRYLSRPLHFFGSIGSVMILVAALLAVWLLIKKALLGEHIFIKNGPMLIFAAVTFLGGLQFLGFGLLGDLLARLYYAPERRDIYNVARVYQSELPAEFDQESR, encoded by the coding sequence ATGAACTATTCAATCGTAGTCCCGTTTCACAACGAAGAAGAAAACCTGCCTGAACTGTATCGCCGGTTGACCCAAGTAATGGAACAGATTGACGAAGATTACGAACTGGTGTTCGTTGACGATGGCAGCACGGACCGTACACACCAGATTTTGCGCGATATTTGCGCGCTTGATCCGCGTGTGGTCGGCGTCAGGTTACGCCGAAATTTCGGCCAGACGCCCGCGCTGGCTGCCGGATTCGACCGGGCGATGGGCGAAATCGTCATTGCCATGGACGGCGATCTGCAACATCAACCCGAAGACATTCCGCGTTTTTTGAACAAACTGGCGGAAGGATTCGACATCGTCAGTGGTTGGCGGCAAAACCGGCAGGATGGTTTTTTGCGGACATTTCCATCCAGGATTGCCAATCGGTTGATGGCCAAGGCTTCCGGCGTCGCGATTCATGATTTTGGCACGACCTTCAAAGCCTATCGCCGCGAAGTGCTGGAACGCATTCCGATTTATGGCCAAATGCACCGTTTCATTCCGGCAATGGCCAGCATCGAAGGCGCGCTGGTCGCCGAAATTCCCATCGAAGACAAACCGCGCCTTGCGGGCAAATCGCATTATGGAATCACGCGCACGTTTCGCGTCATGTTCGACATTTTGACGATTCGCTTCATCGTTCGGTACCTGTCGCGCCCGCTGCATTTTTTTGGCAGCATCGGCTCCGTCATGATCCTTGTCGCGGCTTTGCTGGCGGTCTGGTTGTTGATCAAAAAAGCCTTGTTGGGCGAACACATTTTCATCAAAAACGGCCCCATGCTGATTTTTGCGGCAGTGACGTTTTTGGGCGGGTTGCAGTTTTTGGGATTTGGCCTGCTGGGCGATTTACTGGCGCGATTGTATTACGCGCCCGAACGCCGGGACATTTACAACGTGGCGCGCGTGTACCAAAGCGAATTGCCGGCGGAGTTCGACCAGGAATCGCGCTGA
- a CDS encoding cytochrome C oxidase subunit IV family protein, translating into MEHVTTRTYSAVWLALIVLTGIEVFLGYIHVPLAMLLVSVMGLSVIKAVLIMAYFMHLKFERLSLILTIVPAMTICILLFLTFFADGFRAFSLKAFR; encoded by the coding sequence ATGGAACATGTGACGACTCGAACTTATTCAGCAGTTTGGCTGGCGTTGATTGTTTTGACCGGCATCGAAGTGTTTCTCGGCTACATTCACGTGCCGCTGGCGATGTTGCTGGTCAGCGTGATGGGGCTTTCGGTGATCAAAGCCGTGTTGATTATGGCGTACTTCATGCACCTGAAATTCGAGCGCTTGAGCCTGATCCTGACCATCGTGCCTGCCATGACCATCTGCATCCTGCTGTTTCTGACCTTCTTTGCCGATGGATTTCGTGCATTCAGCCTGAAGGCGTTTCGGTGA